The window TCGATGAAGGCGCTACCCTGGACGGCGAAACCGGCGACTATGGTCCCTATCGCCAGTCGCAGCGCGCACAGATCTACCAAACCTTTGTCAAATCGCTCATGGAGCGCGGCATGGCCTATCCCTGCTTCTGCACCGAAGAAGAACTGGCTGCCGCCCATGCTGAGCAGGAAAAGAATAAAGAAAACTTCGGCTATTACGGCAAATATGCCGTCTGGCGCGACCGGACCCTCGAAGACATCGAAGCTGAACTGGCGAAGGGCACTCCGTATGTCGTGCGCTTCCGCTCGGAAGGCAGCATCGACCATAAGATCCGCCACGAGGACCTGGTCAAGGGCAAGATGGAAGTCACCGAAAACGATCAGGATGTCGTCATCCTCAAATCGGACGGTATCCCGACTTATCACTTTGCGCATGTTGTCGACGACCATCTGATGGGCACCACCGTGGTCGTGCGCGGCGAAGAATGGCTGGCCACCCTGCCGGTTCATTTGCAGCTCTTCCGTGCGATGGGCTGGAAGGCACCCAAGTACGCTCACACCGCCCAGCTGATGAAGATCGATGAAGAAACCGGCGGCAAGCGCAAGTTGTCCAAGCGCAAGGACCCGGAACTGGCCCTCACCTATTATGCTAAGGAAGGCTATCCGGCTCCCTGTGTGCTCGAATACCTCATGACGCTGCTCAACTCCAACTTTGAGGAATGGCGGCGCACCAATCCGACCGCACCGATGAACGACTTCCCGTTCTCCACCAAGAAGATGAGCGGTTCGGGTGCGCTGTTTGACATTGACAAGCTTCAGGACGTGTCCAAAAACGTCATCTCCCGCATGAGCGCCGACGAAGTTTATGATTTCGTTTCCGCCTGGAGTGCTGAGCACGACCCGGCTTTCCATGCTCTGTTCACCCGCGACCCGGACAAATCCCGTGCCTTCCTGGCCATCGGCCGCGGTGGCAAGAAGCCGCGCAAGGACATTGCCCTGTGGAGCGATGTCAAGCCGTGTATGGATTTCCTGTTTGATGAATTATTCCAGCCCGATTACACCATGCCCGAGCGGGTCAGCGCGGCCGATGCCAAGGCCATGCTGGACGACTTTGCGCAGGTCTTTGACCCGGCCGACACGCCGGACGGCTTCTTTGAAAAGATGAAGGCCATCGCCGAAAAGCACGGCTATGCTGCCGATACCAAGGCATATAAGGCAAATCCCGACCAGTACAAGGGCGCTGTGGGCGATGTATCCATGGTCATCCGTGTTGCGGTCGCTGGCCGGCAAAATGCGCCCGACCTGCAAAGCGTAATGCACATCATGGGCCGTGAGCAGGTGCTCGCGCGTCTGGCCGCGTGCAAAGAGGCACTGTAAAACCATCCAGGCGGGCTCCGTTTTGAGTAAGGAGGTTTGTTAGCATGACCCTGCGAAAACTTCTCATCCTCGGTTCGATGTTCGTGCTTCTCTCTGGTTGCGGCCAGTCCGCGCCGGATGCAGCTGCATCCGTTCAGGGAGTCGAAGCACCCACCCACTTTTTGGACAACCTATCCCTGTCCGATTCCGTGACTGCAAGCGATGCGGAAGGCCGCACAGTGGTGTTTGGTACATTGGACGACGCCAGCATGCAGCAGGTTGAGGATTATTGGGCTGCTGTACTTGCCGCCGACGATTCTGCGGAGGCGCGGGATGCGACCATCTCTTCCACGCTGGAAATCGAACTGGAAGATCAAACGGTTACCATGACCATCATTTCCGACCTGCCGGAGTATTTAGAGGCCCATGGCATTCCAGATGACGGGCTCAGCCGCCAAAATTTTGCCTATTGTATTGAAAAAACATAAACCGAAAGGGGTTACTTGAAATTCCATGGAAGTGAACAACTTTCTCACCGAAATCATTGACGCCGATCTGGCCGCTGGCCTGACCGAACAGATCCACACCCGTTTTCCGCCCGAACCCAACGGCTATCTGCACATCGGTTCGGCCAAGGCTATTTTCATCAACTGGTCGATTGCCAAAAAATATAACGGCAAGTTCAACTTGCGCTTTGATGACACCAACCCGGTGCGCGAAGATGACGAATACGTCCAGGCCATCGACCGAGACATCGTCTGGCTGACCGGCGAAGAGCCCAACGGCGGTATCTTCTACGGTTCGGACTATTTTGAAACCTGCTATGACTGCGCGGTTGCGCTCATCAAGGCAGGCAAGGCTTATGTCTGTGACCTGACCCAGGAAGAAATGCGCGCGCAGCGCGGTACCCTGACCGAACCGGGTCAGAACAGCCCGTACCGTGACCGCTCGGTCGAGGAAAACCTGGCCCTGTTCCAGGCCATGCGCAACGGGGAATTCCCGGACGGTTCCAAGACCCTGCGCGCCAAGATTGATATGGCCAGCCCAAACATGAACCTGCGTGACCCGGCGATCTACCGCATCGTGCGGGCGCATCATCACCGCCAGGGTGATAAGTGGTGCATTTATCCGCTGTATGACTTTGCGCATCCCATTCAGGATGCCCTGGAAGGCATCACCCATTCGATGTGCTCGATCGAATTTGAAAACCATCGTCCGCTGTATGAGTGGGTCGTAGACAACTGCCCCCTGCCCCATCATCCCAAGCAGCGTGAATTTGCCCGCTTGAACGTCACCCATACGGTCATGAGCAAACGTTATCTGCGTGAACTGGTCTTCGAAGGCCATGTCGAGGGCTGGGATGACCCGCGTATGCCGACCCTGTGCGGTCTGCGCCGCCGCGGTTATACGCCGAGCGCAATTTTGGATTTTGTACAGCGTGCCGGCATTGCCAAGGCTAATTCGCTGGTGGACATCCGTCTGCTGGAGCACTGCATCCGCGAAGAGCTCAACGAGACCGCACTGCGCCGCATGGCCGTCACCGAACCGATCAAGCTGACCATCACCAACTATCCGGCCGATAAGACCGAATATTTCGAAGTACCCAACAATCCGCGCGACGAAGCGGCTGGTTCCCGTCAGGTACCCTTCACCGGCACGCTCTACATCGAAAAGAGCGACTTTGCCGAGGTTCCGCCTCCGAAGTTCCAGCGCTTAAAGCCGGGCGGCGAAGTTCGTCTGATGGGCGCCTATATCGTCAAGTGCAATGAGATCATCAAGGATGACGCAGGTGAGATCGTTGAACTGCGCTGCACTGCCGATTTGGAAACCGGCAACGGTATGCCGACCGATGGCCGCAAGATCCGCGGTACCATCCACTGGGTATCGGCTGGGCATGCCATCGATGCAACCTGCTATCTGTACGACCATTTGTTTACGCTGGAAAATACCGGCGATGTGCCCGAAGGCACCAACTATCTGGATTATCTCAATCCGGATTCGCTCAAGAAGCTGGAAGGCTGCAAGATGGAACCCTCGATCGCAGATGTTCCGGCAGGCACCCGTATGCAGTTTGTACGCATGGGGTATTTCATCAAGGATGAAGAGCCCGGTCGTTTCAATCGCATCGTAACCTTGAAGGACAGCTTTTCCAAGACTCTGAAGTAACACCAAAAAGGACGGGCAGGCTTGCCTGTCCTTTTCTTTTATGTCCACGCCCGTTCCAGCGCGGCTACGGCCCCTTCCAAATCGGTGGCTGGCAATCCGGCATAGCCCAAAATGACCGTGGATGCTGGGCATCCGCTCCCCTCGCCGCTGTAATAGCCTGACAAGCCGGACACCCGCACCCCCTGCTCATAGGCGCGTAAAACCATCTGTTCTTCGCTCCATTTGCCGTCTAGGGTCAGCAGGATATGCAGACCTGCCTCTGCGCCGCGGATGCGGATGTGCGGCCCCAGTGCGCTGCGTTGCAAGGCTGCCAGCAACGCATCCCGCCGTCCCTTATACAGGTTGCGGATGCGCGATACATGGCGTTCAAAACTGCCGGTGCGCAGGAACTGTGCCAGCGTATACTGTTCAAAGCTGGGGACCGTGGATGCATAAAATCCCAACTTGCTGCGGTAGGCCTCGAACAGGCGTCGCGGCAGCACCATATAGCCGATGCGCAGCGAAGGCGCCAGGCTTTTGGCGAAGGTATTGAGATAGATCACCCGGTCGGCGTGGTCCAGCTCTTTCATGGCCGGAATCGGACGGGAGGCGTAGCGGAACTCAGAATCGTAATCGTCTTCAATGATATAGCGGTCCTGGCCGTCGATCGCCCATTGCAGCACATCCCGACGTCGGGCAGCCGGCATGACCACGCCCAAGGGGAAATGATGTGAGGGCGTCAGATACACCGCCCCTGCCCCGCTGCGGCGCAGCAAACCGACCCGCAGTCCCTGCGCGTCGAGCGCCACCGGCGCGACCGACGCGCCATTGGCCCGAAAGATTCGCTCCAGCTTCGGATAGCCCGGATTTTCGATGGAATATACCCGTTCGCGCCCCAAAAGCTGAATAATCAAACTAAGCAGATATTCCGAACCCGCGCCCACGATGACCTGCTCCGGGCTGGTGCGGATGCCGCGAAATTCGGCCAGATACCGGCAGATCTCCTGCCGCAATTCGGGCGCGCCCTGCGGCGGCGCCGCCGCCAGAAGCTGGCTGGCGCGCGATGTCAGTTCTCCGCGCAGCAGCCGTGCCCAGGTCGCAAAGGGAAAACAGCCGGTATCGACGGTGTTGGTCTGAAAATCATACCGCACGGTATCCTCTGTGGGTGCTTGAGTGGGTGCTTCCCCACCCCACACCGCGGGCGCGGGATACCGTTCCATTGCCTGCACAAAATATCCAGACCGCGGTTTGGATATTACATAGCCCTCTGCCAGAAGCTGACTATATGCCGTTTCGACCGTG of the Intestinibacillus sp. Marseille-P6563 genome contains:
- the gltX gene encoding glutamate--tRNA ligase, whose product is MDWKYLADKLFPHIVETPEQVEARYPKRNLPEGAKVTRMGPSPTGFMHLGNLYGALVDERLAHQSGGVFYLRIEDTDRKREVEGGVQTIIDAFSAFGLPFDEGATLDGETGDYGPYRQSQRAQIYQTFVKSLMERGMAYPCFCTEEELAAAHAEQEKNKENFGYYGKYAVWRDRTLEDIEAELAKGTPYVVRFRSEGSIDHKIRHEDLVKGKMEVTENDQDVVILKSDGIPTYHFAHVVDDHLMGTTVVVRGEEWLATLPVHLQLFRAMGWKAPKYAHTAQLMKIDEETGGKRKLSKRKDPELALTYYAKEGYPAPCVLEYLMTLLNSNFEEWRRTNPTAPMNDFPFSTKKMSGSGALFDIDKLQDVSKNVISRMSADEVYDFVSAWSAEHDPAFHALFTRDPDKSRAFLAIGRGGKKPRKDIALWSDVKPCMDFLFDELFQPDYTMPERVSAADAKAMLDDFAQVFDPADTPDGFFEKMKAIAEKHGYAADTKAYKANPDQYKGAVGDVSMVIRVAVAGRQNAPDLQSVMHIMGREQVLARLAACKEAL
- a CDS encoding glutamine--tRNA ligase/YqeY domain fusion protein, translated to MEVNNFLTEIIDADLAAGLTEQIHTRFPPEPNGYLHIGSAKAIFINWSIAKKYNGKFNLRFDDTNPVREDDEYVQAIDRDIVWLTGEEPNGGIFYGSDYFETCYDCAVALIKAGKAYVCDLTQEEMRAQRGTLTEPGQNSPYRDRSVEENLALFQAMRNGEFPDGSKTLRAKIDMASPNMNLRDPAIYRIVRAHHHRQGDKWCIYPLYDFAHPIQDALEGITHSMCSIEFENHRPLYEWVVDNCPLPHHPKQREFARLNVTHTVMSKRYLRELVFEGHVEGWDDPRMPTLCGLRRRGYTPSAILDFVQRAGIAKANSLVDIRLLEHCIREELNETALRRMAVTEPIKLTITNYPADKTEYFEVPNNPRDEAAGSRQVPFTGTLYIEKSDFAEVPPPKFQRLKPGGEVRLMGAYIVKCNEIIKDDAGEIVELRCTADLETGNGMPTDGRKIRGTIHWVSAGHAIDATCYLYDHLFTLENTGDVPEGTNYLDYLNPDSLKKLEGCKMEPSIADVPAGTRMQFVRMGYFIKDEEPGRFNRIVTLKDSFSKTLK
- the pdxR gene encoding MocR-like pyridoxine biosynthesis transcription factor PdxR, whose translation is MMRTYHLDTAAKAPLYEQLYRAIRQDIMDGSLAGGEKLPSKRRLAEHLKISPITVETAYSQLLAEGYVISKPRSGYFVQAMERYPAPAVWGGEAPTQAPTEDTVRYDFQTNTVDTGCFPFATWARLLRGELTSRASQLLAAAPPQGAPELRQEICRYLAEFRGIRTSPEQVIVGAGSEYLLSLIIQLLGRERVYSIENPGYPKLERIFRANGASVAPVALDAQGLRVGLLRRSGAGAVYLTPSHHFPLGVVMPAARRRDVLQWAIDGQDRYIIEDDYDSEFRYASRPIPAMKELDHADRVIYLNTFAKSLAPSLRIGYMVLPRRLFEAYRSKLGFYASTVPSFEQYTLAQFLRTGSFERHVSRIRNLYKGRRDALLAALQRSALGPHIRIRGAEAGLHILLTLDGKWSEEQMVLRAYEQGVRVSGLSGYYSGEGSGCPASTVILGYAGLPATDLEGAVAALERAWT